The region CGGCGGGGTCGCGGCGGCGCGCAGCGGCGAGGTCTTCGCGGACCCGGGAGAAGATGCGCACGGCGGGGATCAGTCCTCGCGCAGGTCTTCGAACAGCGCGGTGCTGATGTAGCGCTCGCCCGTGTCGGGGGCGATGACGACGATCGTCTTGCCGGCGTTCTCGGGGCGGGCGGCGACCTTGAGCGCCTGCGCCACAGCGGCACCGCATGAGATTCCGACCAGCATGCCCTCCTTGGCGGCCAGCGCCCTCGCGGTCGCGATGGACTCGTCGAACTCGGCGGTGATGATCTCGTCGATCACGTCGCGGTCGAGCACGGGAGGAACGAAGTTCGGGCCGATGCCCTGGATCTTCGCGGGTCCAGTGCGTCCCTCGGAGAGCAGGGGGGAGTCCTTCGGCTCGACGGCGATGACCTTGATGCCGGGAATGGCAGCCTTCAGCGCCTGGCCGGTGCCGGTGACGGTGCCGCCGGTGCCGACGCCTGCGACGAAGATGTCGACGTCGCCATCGGTGTCGCGGAGGATCTCCTGCGCGGTGGTGTCACGGTGGATCTGCGGGTTCGCGGCGTTCTCGAACTGACGCGCCCACACGGCGCCTGGGGTGCTCTCGATGATCTCCTTGAGAGTCTCGATCGCGCCGCTCATGCCCTTCGTGGGATCGGAGAGCACGAGCTCGGCACCGAATGCCTTGAGCAGAACCCGTCGTTCCTTCGACATCGACGCGGGCATCGTCAGGATGACGCGGTAGCCGCGCGCGGCGCCGACCATCGCCAGCGCGATGCCGGTGTTGCCGCTGGTCGCCTCGACGATCGTTCCGCCCGGCTTGAGCTCGCCCGATGCCTCGGCGGCATCGACGATCGCGATCCCGATGCGGTCCTTCACGCTGGACGCCGGGTTGAACGACTCGAGCTTGACGAGCACGGTGGCATCGATGCCCTCGGTCAGGTGGTTCAGTCGCACGAGCGGAGTGTTGCCGAAGGTGCTCGTGATGTCGTTGTGGATGCCGGTCATGACAGACCTTTCGTATGCGGGGTTCAGCGAGATCAGCCTACGGTGCGGGCCTCGTCTGATGACGGAATGTGACCGCATCCGCCAACCGCCTACGCTGAGAGGATGCCCATCCTCATCTCAGCGCAGCTGCGCGCCGTCGCGCAGCGGCTGGCGGACGCCGGCGTCCCGGATCCGCTCGTCGATGCCGAGCTGCTGATCGGGTACGTGCTCGGACGGGGGCGCGGCGAGCTGCAGGCTGCCGTCGTCCGTGGCGATGAGATGGCCGATCCGGATGCCGAGCGGCTGGCATCACTCGTCGACCGCCGTGCCGCTCGTGAACCGCTGCAGCATCTGACCGGGCGCGCCGCGTTCCGTCACCTCGAGCTCGCCGTCGGACCTGGCGTCTTCGTCCCGCGGCCCGAGACGGAGACGGTCGTGCAGTTCGCGATCGACGCGCTCCTGGAGAGCGCTTCGCCCGCACCGACCGCGATCGATCTCGGAACGGGCAGCGGGGCCATCGCCCTCGCGATGGCGACAGAGGTGCCGCATGCGCGCGTGCACGCCGTCGAGCGCTCCGCCGAGGCCCACGCCTGGGCGGCTCGCAACGTGCGGGGGGTCGAGAACCTGACCCTCGTGCACGGTGACCTCGCGACAGCGTTCGACGAGCTGCGGGGCGCGGTCGACGTCGTCATCTCCAACCCTCCGTATGTGCCTGACGCGGCGATCCCCCGCGATCCCGAGGTGCGTCTGCACGATCCGGCGCAGGCGCTGTACGGCGGCGCCGACGGGCTGGACGTCGTCCGTGTGATCAGCCGCCGCGCGCAGGAGCTGCTGCACTCCGGCGGCCTCCTGGTGCTCGAGCACGGTGAACTCCAGGGCGCGGCCATCCGGGACATCCTGAGCGCAGACGGCTGGTGCGCAGCGGCGACGCACCAGGACCTCACTCGACGCGACCGCGCGACGACCGCGCTGCGCGCCTGACACGCCTGCCGGGCCGCGCCCTGCCAGGTGGTCACAGGGCTGACCGACGTAGACTGGGCATGCCATGTCAACTGTCTTCGATTGCCGCGACGATTCTCAGATCCTCGCCGGCATGCGCCACGCCCGCCAGGCCATCGCCCGCGGTGAGCTCATCGTGCTTCCCACCGACACCGTGTACGGCATCGCCGCCGACGCCTTCTCGCCGGCTGCGGTGCAGCGGCTGCTGGATGCGAAGGGCCGCGGGCGCGACATGCCGCCGCCCGTGCTGGTGGCAGGCCCGGACGTGCTCGCAGCACTCGTCGAGGAGGTGCCCGCGGCGGTGCAGAAGCTCGTCGACGCGTTCTGGCCAGGCGGACTCACGATCGTCCTGCCCGCTCAGCCGTCGTTGACCTGGGACCTCGGCGAGACCAAGGGCACCGTCGCCGTGCGGATGCCCGACCGTCGCGTCGCCCTGGAGCTGCTCGCCGAGACCGGCCCGCTCGCCGTGTCGAGCGCCAATCTCACGGGTCGCGACGCGGCGATCATCGCCTCTGACGCTCAGGAGATGCTCGGCGACAGCGTCGCGGTCTACCTCGAGGAGGGCTATAGCGAGAACGGCATCCCGTCGACGATCGTCGACGCCACCTCGCTCGTAGCGACGCCCGAGGGCGAGGTTCCGGTGGTGCGCATCCTGCGTGAGGGTGCTGTCAGCCGCGAGCAACTGGCCGAGGTGCTCGGAGACCTGCTCGAGCCGGAGGAGGAGCCCGCCGAGGTCGATGAGAGCCCGGTCGACGAAGAGTGAAGCAGTACCTGTTCACGATCATCCTGACGGCGGCGATCACCTTCGCGCTGTCCTGGGCGGTGTGGCGCCTGAGCCTGAGGTTCAAGCTCTACCCTGGCATCCGTGAACGCGATGTGCACAAGACCCCGACACCGCGCCTGGGCGGGGTGGCGATGTTCATCGGCATCGCCGCCGCGATCCTGATATCGGCCGCCAACCCCTTCTTCGAGCGCATGTGGTCACCGCCGAACACCCTGTGGGCGATCCTCGCCGCGGCGCTGCTGATCGCGGTGGTCGGAGTCGTCGATGATCTGATCGATCTCGACTGGATGATCAAGCTCGCCGCACAGTTCCTCGCGGCCGGCATCATCTCGGTCGGGGGAGGGCTGCAGATCCTGTCCCTGCCCGTCGGCGACATGATCCTCGTGTCGAGCTGGGTGAGCATCTCGATCACCATGTTCGCGATCGTGGTTGTGATGAACGCGGTGAACTTCATCGACGGGCTCGACGGTCTCGTCGCCGGGGTGTGCCTGATCGCCAACGGCGTGTTCTTCGTGTACGCGTACATCCTGACCCGCGACTCCGGCGCCACGAGCTACTTCAACCTCGCGACGTTCCTCGCCGCCGTGCTCATCGGCGCCTGCCTCGGATTCCTTCCGCTGAACTGGAGCCCGGCGAAGCTGTTCATGGGGGATTCCGGTGCGCTCGTGCTCGGTCTCCTGATGGCGACGTCGACGATCGCGCTCACCACCCAGGGCGATGTGAACGCCTTCGATCCCGAGCGCTTCGGCCGCTCCCAGCTTCTGGGAGCATTCATCCCGATCGTCCTGCCACTGGTGATCGTGATGCTCCCGCTGCTCGACTTCGGTCTCGCCGTCTTCCGTCGTATGCGCGCCGGCA is a window of Microbacterium esteraromaticum DNA encoding:
- the cysK gene encoding cysteine synthase A — protein: MTGIHNDITSTFGNTPLVRLNHLTEGIDATVLVKLESFNPASSVKDRIGIAIVDAAEASGELKPGGTIVEATSGNTGIALAMVGAARGYRVILTMPASMSKERRVLLKAFGAELVLSDPTKGMSGAIETLKEIIESTPGAVWARQFENAANPQIHRDTTAQEILRDTDGDVDIFVAGVGTGGTVTGTGQALKAAIPGIKVIAVEPKDSPLLSEGRTGPAKIQGIGPNFVPPVLDRDVIDEIITAEFDESIATARALAAKEGMLVGISCGAAVAQALKVAARPENAGKTIVVIAPDTGERYISTALFEDLRED
- the prmC gene encoding peptide chain release factor N(5)-glutamine methyltransferase codes for the protein MPILISAQLRAVAQRLADAGVPDPLVDAELLIGYVLGRGRGELQAAVVRGDEMADPDAERLASLVDRRAAREPLQHLTGRAAFRHLELAVGPGVFVPRPETETVVQFAIDALLESASPAPTAIDLGTGSGAIALAMATEVPHARVHAVERSAEAHAWAARNVRGVENLTLVHGDLATAFDELRGAVDVVISNPPYVPDAAIPRDPEVRLHDPAQALYGGADGLDVVRVISRRAQELLHSGGLLVLEHGELQGAAIRDILSADGWCAAATHQDLTRRDRATTALRA
- a CDS encoding L-threonylcarbamoyladenylate synthase, coding for MSTVFDCRDDSQILAGMRHARQAIARGELIVLPTDTVYGIAADAFSPAAVQRLLDAKGRGRDMPPPVLVAGPDVLAALVEEVPAAVQKLVDAFWPGGLTIVLPAQPSLTWDLGETKGTVAVRMPDRRVALELLAETGPLAVSSANLTGRDAAIIASDAQEMLGDSVAVYLEEGYSENGIPSTIVDATSLVATPEGEVPVVRILREGAVSREQLAEVLGDLLEPEEEPAEVDESPVDEE
- a CDS encoding MraY family glycosyltransferase — protein: MKQYLFTIILTAAITFALSWAVWRLSLRFKLYPGIRERDVHKTPTPRLGGVAMFIGIAAAILISAANPFFERMWSPPNTLWAILAAALLIAVVGVVDDLIDLDWMIKLAAQFLAAGIISVGGGLQILSLPVGDMILVSSWVSISITMFAIVVVMNAVNFIDGLDGLVAGVCLIANGVFFVYAYILTRDSGATSYFNLATFLAAVLIGACLGFLPLNWSPAKLFMGDSGALVLGLLMATSTIALTTQGDVNAFDPERFGRSQLLGAFIPIVLPLVIVMLPLLDFGLAVFRRMRAGKSPFSPDRKHLHHRMLDLGHRHRDAVLIFYAWSAVISLTVLLMYIAGRQDWPGGYFAAIAFGVVGIIACLIVTRTPPRARLASTSASSLDESDSEPHREP